Proteins from a genomic interval of Clostridium sp. 'deep sea':
- a CDS encoding ABC transporter permease, producing the protein MKKYILKRCIYMVFTLFIIVTITFFLMRSIPGDPLASMAQALPEQTRANFYAKYGLDQPLISQYFSYMKGLLRLDLGESVVYAGRSISETIASTSPVSGLVGGIALIIGVTIGVALGIIAALYKNKWPDYIVMFIAILGVTIPVFVLASLMQYVFAVKLGWLPPSGWGKPKYLVLPILVLCFGPIATYARYIKSSMLDTLEQDYVLTARAKGLSESKVIIRHVLRNSMLPAVTMFAGSVVGIFTGSFVTEKMFSIPGIGFYYISSINNNDYTMILGTTIFYAALFVLMQLIVDLVYVLIDPRIRISNDSVTE; encoded by the coding sequence GTGAAAAAGTATATCTTAAAAAGATGTATATATATGGTGTTTACACTGTTTATAATTGTAACTATAACATTTTTCTTAATGAGAAGTATACCTGGAGATCCACTTGCTTCTATGGCGCAAGCCTTGCCAGAGCAAACTAGAGCAAATTTTTATGCTAAATATGGTTTGGATCAGCCATTAATTAGTCAGTATTTTTCATACATGAAAGGCTTATTGCGTCTTGATTTAGGCGAAAGTGTTGTTTATGCAGGCAGATCTATTAGTGAAACTATTGCCAGTACTTCACCTGTATCGGGACTAGTGGGGGGCATAGCATTAATTATTGGTGTAACAATTGGGGTTGCTCTTGGGATAATAGCTGCTTTATACAAAAATAAATGGCCTGATTATATTGTTATGTTTATAGCTATTTTGGGCGTTACAATTCCAGTTTTTGTATTGGCTTCATTGATGCAATATGTGTTTGCGGTAAAGTTAGGCTGGCTTCCTCCTTCGGGCTGGGGTAAACCTAAGTATTTAGTATTACCTATCTTAGTACTCTGTTTTGGCCCTATTGCAACCTATGCTAGATATATAAAATCTAGTATGCTTGATACACTTGAGCAAGATTATGTACTTACAGCAAGAGCAAAAGGTTTGTCTGAAAGTAAGGTAATTATTAGACATGTTTTAAGAAACTCCATGTTACCAGCTGTTACTATGTTTGCTGGTAGTGTTGTCGGAATCTTTACCGGTTCATTTGTAACAGAAAAAATGTTTTCTATTCCTGGAATAGGTTTTTACTATATAAGTTCAATTAATAATAATGATTATACTATGATTCTTGGTACTACTATTTTTTATGCTGCTTTATTTGTATTAATGCAATTAATAGTTGATTTAGTATATGTATTGATAGATCCAAGAATTAGGATATCAAATGATAGTGTTACGGAGTAA
- a CDS encoding peptide ABC transporter substrate-binding protein, with the protein MKIKQAIAMLLVVVVCFSFTACKKEEAGNINTEQYLNNYLSADPNSLDVSLRSDTYSSSIVTNVMEGLVRLVDREGEYFMAPGDAQSWESSKDGTVWTFHLGDNKWSDGQPVTAEQYVYSLKRSANPKTGCPNSWFLTPILNYNQISKGEMDISELGVKAIDAKTLEITLANTTPAFLEMCNATIYYPQREDKVKEWGEKYGTEAKYTIYNGPFVLDSWVHNSSLVLKKNPNYWDVDSVKLDTVNISIVSDITTVINSYKSGTLDYVNVNTKEWLDEFKKDENSKYEHNTTQRLVFNFYNTKNDLFKNEKIRRAFNLCIDHEDINEMCFGGLRVPTYGWVVPTISVGERNFREAAGDSLKEMKAELTALGKTPKDLLIEGMKELGLGDDASKLDLTLSLAGTNDWYRTYGEYLQQVYSTELGVELKIDFADWGIFSENVKKGNYQLAFMSWGAYYNDPYDVLSIFYSEWDQVGTGWSNSEYDALINKGAIEMNEETRLQYYMDAEKILMNDNVVCPLATNTTHIFYRNYVYGYSTLGFASQGYKYMYTEGR; encoded by the coding sequence ATGAAGATAAAACAAGCAATAGCAATGTTACTGGTAGTAGTTGTATGTTTTAGTTTTACAGCATGTAAAAAAGAAGAAGCAGGTAACATAAACACTGAACAATATTTAAATAATTATTTATCAGCAGATCCAAATTCATTAGATGTTTCTTTACGCTCCGATACGTATTCATCAAGTATTGTGACAAATGTAATGGAAGGTCTTGTGCGTCTTGTTGATAGAGAAGGCGAGTATTTTATGGCTCCTGGTGATGCTCAATCCTGGGAATCCAGTAAAGATGGTACAGTTTGGACATTCCATTTAGGAGATAATAAATGGTCCGATGGTCAGCCTGTAACAGCAGAACAGTATGTATATTCATTAAAACGAAGTGCTAATCCCAAAACTGGTTGTCCAAACAGTTGGTTTTTGACACCAATTTTAAACTACAATCAAATTAGTAAAGGTGAAATGGATATATCTGAATTGGGAGTTAAAGCTATTGATGCAAAAACTTTAGAAATAACTCTTGCTAATACTACACCTGCCTTTTTAGAAATGTGTAATGCCACTATTTATTATCCTCAGAGAGAAGATAAAGTAAAAGAGTGGGGTGAAAAGTATGGTACAGAAGCTAAGTATACTATATATAATGGACCCTTTGTTTTAGATAGTTGGGTACATAACAGTTCACTAGTGTTAAAAAAGAATCCTAATTACTGGGATGTTGACTCTGTAAAACTAGATACTGTGAATATTAGCATTGTATCTGATATAACAACAGTTATTAATAGTTATAAAAGTGGTACTTTAGATTATGTTAATGTTAATACCAAAGAATGGCTAGATGAGTTTAAAAAAGATGAGAACTCTAAATATGAGCATAATACAACTCAAAGACTTGTTTTTAATTTTTATAACACTAAAAATGATTTGTTTAAAAATGAAAAGATAAGAAGAGCTTTTAATTTATGTATTGATCATGAAGATATCAATGAAATGTGTTTTGGAGGTTTAAGAGTACCAACCTATGGCTGGGTTGTTCCTACAATTTCTGTGGGAGAGAGAAATTTCCGAGAGGCTGCAGGTGATTCATTAAAAGAGATGAAAGCAGAATTAACTGCTTTAGGAAAAACACCTAAAGACTTATTAATTGAGGGTATGAAAGAGCTTGGTCTTGGTGATGATGCCTCAAAATTAGATTTAACATTATCATTAGCAGGAACAAATGATTGGTATAGAACATATGGAGAATACCTACAGCAAGTATACAGTACAGAATTAGGAGTAGAGCTTAAAATTGATTTTGCTGATTGGGGCATATTCAGTGAAAATGTTAAAAAGGGAAATTATCAATTAGCTTTTATGAGTTGGGGTGCTTACTACAATGACCCTTATGATGTATTAAGTATTTTTTATTCAGAGTGGGATCAAGTTGGAACTGGTTGGAGTAATAGTGAATATGATGCTTTAATCAATAAGGGTGCAATAGAAATGAATGAAGAGACAAGACTTCAGTATTATATGGATGCTGAGAAAATTTTAATGAATGATAACGTTGTATGCCCATTGGCTACCAATACAACACACATTTTTTATAGGAATTATGTGTATGGATATTCAACATTAGGATTTGCTAGCCAGGGATATAAATATATGTATACAGAAGGAAGATAG
- a CDS encoding GntR family transcriptional regulator gives MFKTIREEVVLVIRDKILKGEIKQGERIKEADLSKELGVSRGPIREAFRQLEQEGLISYSSRKGCTVKIISAKDSVELYILRATLENLSVKLCNGKFKETTINKMDAIVKEMEKYTKVEDLVNIIECDQQFHELIIHESQMKKLYEMWSTLNSANAIIFYALYHTRYSPSDKLSGNHNILVNAIKESNCEEICKCIQEHYLIVSENLYKTENVEINFDIKL, from the coding sequence ATGTTTAAAACAATAAGAGAAGAAGTAGTACTAGTTATTAGAGATAAAATCCTAAAAGGAGAAATCAAACAAGGAGAACGAATAAAGGAAGCAGATTTATCTAAAGAATTAGGAGTAAGTAGAGGCCCCATAAGAGAAGCATTTAGACAATTAGAGCAAGAAGGGCTTATTTCATATTCATCACGTAAAGGTTGTACAGTTAAGATTATATCTGCTAAAGATTCAGTGGAACTATATATTTTAAGAGCTACACTTGAGAACTTATCTGTAAAGTTGTGTAATGGAAAGTTTAAAGAAACAACTATTAACAAGATGGATGCTATTGTAAAGGAAATGGAAAAATATACAAAAGTAGAAGACTTGGTAAACATTATAGAATGTGATCAGCAGTTTCATGAGTTAATTATTCATGAATCACAAATGAAAAAACTATATGAAATGTGGAGTACCTTAAATAGTGCTAATGCAATTATATTTTATGCTTTATATCATACAAGATATTCTCCAAGTGATAAATTATCTGGTAATCATAATATTCTAGTTAACGCTATAAAAGAAAGTAATTGTGAAGAAATTTGCAAATGTATTCAAGAGCATTATCTCATTGTTTCAGAAAACTTATATAAAACCGAAAATGTCGAAATAAATTTTGATATTAAACTTTAG
- a CDS encoding NUDIX hydrolase, whose translation MWQFSAAVCINDQNEILMVLQQGYENKDKKWSVPSGRKKPNESFKECCIRETYEETGYLVKVEKQLFQKDIIAFNKPAPVKYYKVRIVGGEATIQDPDHLIYDIKWITKKQLKTLKLSFPEDRETLLKIMG comes from the coding sequence ATGTGGCAATTTTCAGCAGCAGTCTGTATAAATGATCAAAACGAAATACTAATGGTTTTGCAGCAGGGTTATGAAAATAAAGATAAAAAGTGGTCAGTTCCATCAGGCCGAAAAAAGCCTAATGAAAGCTTTAAGGAATGTTGTATAAGAGAAACCTACGAAGAAACTGGCTACTTAGTAAAGGTCGAAAAACAACTATTCCAAAAAGACATAATAGCCTTTAATAAACCTGCTCCAGTAAAATATTATAAGGTGAGAATAGTAGGAGGAGAAGCCACTATTCAAGACCCCGATCACTTAATTTACGATATTAAGTGGATTACAAAAAAGCAACTTAAAACCCTAAAACTATCATTTCCAGAAGATAGAGAAACCTTGCTTAAAATCATGGGGTAA
- a CDS encoding S9 family peptidase: MINKPFTSNDLFAMSFTGNPKLSPDGSKALYEVTEVSEKSNTYLTNIWLWNGERNIPFTTGSGDHKTKNLNAKWSPNGESIAFVSNRSDNNQIWINNANNGESFKVTNTPVGVSDYCWTPDSSGIYYLAKERKKESKFNENATVTHITKLRYKFNGKGLLDNIPEQLYYVDIATLQVKQLSFDKLGAAAPVVSPDNKYLAFSLNRNEDELDLKTDIYVLNIAEGTIERVTPHNGRYSAPIFMPNGDILCTGIEKYPYPGGYNKIWQINIATKSIKQIGKNYNQYIGKSVGSDIASERGNSGLTVSKDGQYVYFVITEKGNCFLERINLQTEESERVIGDGSVVVSSYDVSGDKIIANLADPESPCDIWYGDSTELERITYLNEELFKDKYIALPEQILFESPEGVTLEGWILKPIDFKEGEKHPLVMQIHGGPHSSYGNIFFHEFQILAGNGYAVFYANPRGSLGYSEDFSRAIIGDWCGCDTRDLEFMAREVSKLNWVDEKHMAVTGGSQGGYFTNWLISHCDLFSAAVTQRSMSNLYTKYGIADNGWNGDRYGMGGADLWDKEDFVLERSPIRYAPNVNTPLLIIHSDKDYRCPLEQAEQWYVALKRLGNITEMLIFHDEHHGLSRVGKPANRIVRLDAIVDWFGKYC, translated from the coding sequence ATGATAAACAAGCCTTTTACCAGTAACGATCTCTTTGCTATGAGTTTCACAGGTAACCCAAAATTATCTCCTGATGGAAGCAAAGCATTATACGAAGTTACTGAGGTATCAGAAAAAAGTAATACTTACTTAACTAATATTTGGCTTTGGAATGGTGAAAGAAACATACCTTTTACAACAGGCAGTGGAGATCATAAAACAAAGAACCTGAATGCAAAATGGTCACCTAATGGTGAATCAATAGCCTTTGTATCAAACAGAAGTGATAATAATCAAATTTGGATTAATAACGCTAATAATGGTGAATCATTTAAGGTAACTAATACCCCCGTTGGTGTAAGTGACTATTGTTGGACACCAGATAGCAGTGGTATTTACTATTTGGCCAAAGAACGTAAAAAAGAAAGCAAGTTTAATGAAAATGCTACAGTTACTCATATAACAAAGCTTCGTTATAAGTTTAATGGCAAGGGATTATTAGATAATATTCCAGAGCAATTATACTACGTAGATATTGCAACTTTACAAGTAAAACAACTTAGCTTTGATAAACTAGGAGCAGCTGCTCCAGTTGTGTCACCAGATAATAAGTATTTAGCCTTTAGCTTAAACCGCAATGAGGATGAGTTAGATTTAAAAACAGATATTTATGTGCTAAATATAGCTGAAGGAACTATTGAAAGAGTAACACCTCATAATGGCAGATATAGTGCTCCAATATTTATGCCAAACGGAGATATTTTATGCACAGGAATAGAAAAATACCCTTATCCAGGTGGTTATAATAAAATATGGCAGATTAATATTGCTACTAAAAGCATTAAACAAATAGGTAAAAACTACAATCAATACATTGGTAAGAGCGTAGGCAGTGACATTGCTTCTGAGCGTGGAAATTCTGGTTTAACTGTTTCTAAAGATGGCCAGTATGTGTATTTTGTAATAACTGAAAAAGGAAACTGCTTTTTAGAGCGAATAAACCTGCAAACAGAAGAATCTGAGCGTGTAATTGGTGATGGGTCTGTAGTAGTTAGCTCTTATGATGTCTCAGGTGACAAAATTATTGCCAACTTAGCTGATCCTGAATCACCATGTGATATTTGGTATGGCGATTCAACTGAGTTAGAGCGAATTACCTATTTAAACGAAGAATTATTTAAAGATAAATATATAGCATTACCAGAGCAAATACTTTTTGAAAGCCCTGAGGGTGTAACCTTAGAAGGATGGATATTAAAGCCAATAGATTTTAAAGAGGGTGAAAAACACCCATTAGTTATGCAAATTCATGGAGGTCCACATAGTTCATACGGAAATATTTTTTTCCATGAGTTTCAGATACTAGCTGGTAATGGTTATGCTGTATTTTACGCTAACCCCAGAGGTAGCTTAGGATATAGTGAAGACTTTAGTAGAGCTATAATTGGTGATTGGTGTGGTTGTGATACTAGAGATCTTGAGTTTATGGCCAGAGAGGTTAGTAAATTAAATTGGGTGGATGAAAAACATATGGCAGTTACTGGTGGTAGCCAAGGTGGATACTTTACTAACTGGTTAATAAGCCACTGTGATTTATTCTCTGCAGCGGTTACCCAACGCTCAATGAGTAATTTATATACCAAATATGGTATAGCTGATAACGGCTGGAATGGTGATCGTTATGGTATGGGTGGAGCAGATTTATGGGATAAAGAAGACTTTGTATTAGAGCGTTCACCTATTAGATATGCACCTAATGTAAATACCCCTTTATTAATAATACACAGTGATAAAGACTATCGTTGCCCACTAGAGCAAGCTGAACAGTGGTATGTAGCACTAAAGCGATTAGGCAATATAACAGAGATGCTAATTTTTCATGATGAACACCATGGTTTATCGAGAGTAGGTAAACCTGCCAATAGGATTGTGAGACTGGATGCTATAGTGGATTGGTTTGGTAAGTATTGTTAG
- a CDS encoding YjjG family noncanonical pyrimidine nucleotidase produces MKYKGIIFDLDDTVWDFQANSQVALKGVWSQISKIGNLKSKSYNDFLKIYHIINVNLWSEYRKGLRDSKNINKDRFTLTAKEMGVKLSNKQQIEIANLFLKLLYRGQILMPHALSVLEYLKQKYKIGLITNGFANGLSRLESCKIEHFFDSVICSEIYGKPKPDTGIFLHAVEKLKGKPHEFIYVGDNYEGDVLGAKNAGLDAIYLDLHNFDYSGFQIQPNYVIKSLVELKSIFRY; encoded by the coding sequence ATGAAATATAAAGGTATTATATTCGACTTAGATGATACTGTATGGGATTTTCAGGCAAATTCTCAAGTAGCACTAAAAGGTGTGTGGAGTCAAATTAGTAAAATTGGCAATCTTAAATCAAAATCTTATAATGATTTTTTAAAGATATATCATATTATAAATGTGAATTTATGGAGTGAATACCGTAAAGGTCTGCGTGACTCCAAAAATATTAATAAAGACCGTTTTACTCTCACAGCAAAAGAAATGGGAGTAAAACTTAGTAACAAACAACAAATAGAAATAGCTAATTTATTTTTGAAACTGCTGTACAGAGGTCAAATTTTAATGCCTCATGCCCTAAGCGTTTTAGAGTATTTAAAGCAAAAGTATAAAATAGGATTAATAACAAATGGTTTTGCTAATGGCTTATCTCGTCTTGAATCATGTAAAATAGAGCATTTTTTTGACTCAGTTATTTGCTCTGAAATATATGGCAAACCTAAACCAGACACAGGTATTTTTTTACATGCAGTAGAAAAGCTAAAAGGCAAACCTCATGAATTCATTTATGTTGGTGATAATTATGAAGGTGATGTGTTAGGTGCTAAAAATGCCGGATTAGATGCTATTTATCTTGATTTACATAATTTTGATTATTCTGGTTTTCAAATTCAACCAAATTACGTAATTAAGTCACTAGTTGAGCTTAAATCAATCTTTAGGTATTAA
- a CDS encoding amidase family protein: MSIQDRYKSYIQLQIKKQYDNMQKTTCRRKLNTGHLTQQLQTMSNERYLELHSLIIEADIKSLHKHIFEHAFSIKELVIFYLKRILQFNAAINSVLELNPDVIEIAETMDLKLAKGDFKGKLFGIPVLLKDNIGTGDKLHNTAGAKALEYSQCDDDAYIVKRLRESGAIILGKTNLTEWANCMSSNPANGYSALGGQTKNAYGKYDVGGSSAGSAVATSLCLAAFSIGTETEGSILYPANQNAIVGFKLSTGLWSKNRIIPISSRMDTAGPMTRTVYDAAIVIGELVGVDVNDSDTLLVKHSSKDFTQYLVKDGLKGIKIGLVINENLYNLRYGDKEILNRVVSELTMLGAIVKLVTLPSDIKVPEYFNFLMHDFKHGVNKYLKENTRENSDLTLSKIIDYNNIDLANRAVYGQDVLESANKAEFSNSNMETLAKQVQNNSRAILDKCLAENNVDMLLSLSVALSSYYATAGYPAITVPAGFRDNGEPVGITLVAKLFNEDLLLKAAYSYEQGTKHRTKPCVNKLQV, translated from the coding sequence ATGAGCATACAAGACAGATATAAGAGTTACATACAATTACAAATAAAAAAACAATATGATAACATGCAAAAAACAACCTGTAGAAGGAAATTAAATACTGGTCATTTAACACAGCAATTACAGACGATGAGTAATGAAAGATATTTAGAGCTCCATAGTTTAATAATAGAAGCGGATATTAAGAGCTTACATAAACATATTTTTGAGCATGCGTTTTCTATAAAAGAACTGGTGATATTTTACTTAAAAAGAATATTACAATTCAATGCAGCAATAAACTCTGTTTTAGAGCTTAATCCAGATGTTATAGAAATTGCAGAAACTATGGATTTAAAATTAGCTAAAGGGGACTTCAAAGGCAAGTTGTTTGGCATACCTGTATTATTAAAAGACAATATTGGTACAGGAGATAAGCTCCATAATACCGCAGGGGCAAAGGCCTTAGAGTATTCTCAATGTGATGATGATGCCTATATTGTTAAAAGGTTAAGAGAATCTGGAGCAATTATTTTAGGTAAGACTAATTTAACAGAATGGGCAAACTGTATGAGTAGTAATCCAGCTAATGGCTATTCAGCCTTGGGTGGTCAAACTAAAAATGCCTATGGCAAATATGATGTAGGTGGTTCAAGTGCAGGCTCAGCTGTTGCCACATCGTTATGCTTAGCTGCCTTTTCAATTGGTACTGAAACAGAGGGCTCTATTCTTTATCCTGCAAATCAAAATGCAATAGTAGGCTTTAAACTAAGCACTGGTCTTTGGAGCAAAAACCGAATAATCCCAATTTCAAGTAGAATGGATACAGCTGGTCCTATGACTCGAACCGTATACGATGCAGCTATAGTAATAGGAGAGTTAGTAGGAGTAGATGTTAATGATAGTGACACCTTATTAGTTAAACATTCTTCAAAAGATTTTACCCAGTATTTAGTTAAAGATGGTTTAAAAGGCATAAAAATAGGTTTAGTAATTAATGAAAATCTTTATAATTTACGATATGGTGATAAGGAAATACTAAATAGAGTGGTTAGTGAGTTAACTATGTTAGGCGCTATAGTTAAACTAGTTACATTGCCATCAGATATTAAAGTACCAGAGTATTTTAACTTTTTAATGCATGATTTTAAACACGGTGTTAATAAGTATCTAAAGGAAAACACCAGAGAAAACAGTGATTTAACACTTAGTAAAATTATTGATTATAATAACATTGATTTAGCTAATCGAGCTGTATATGGACAAGATGTTTTAGAGAGTGCCAATAAAGCAGAGTTTAGTAACTCTAATATGGAAACACTAGCTAAGCAAGTGCAAAATAATAGCAGGGCTATATTAGATAAATGTTTGGCTGAAAATAACGTAGATATGTTACTTAGTTTATCTGTAGCTTTAAGTAGCTATTATGCTACTGCAGGTTATCCTGCGATAACTGTACCAGCAGGCTTTAGAGATAATGGCGAACCAGTGGGTATAACTTTAGTAGCTAAACTATTTAATGAGGATCTTTTGTTAAAGGCTGCTTATTCCTATGAGCAAGGCACAAAACATAGAACTAAACCATGTGTTAATAAGTTACAAGTATAA
- a CDS encoding glycosyltransferase — MNVLILSGSFGMGHNSVSKAIKQKIFKTYPHSKVYIQDIIKLIAPKSYKTIYNSFNFLVKHCKGYYNIYHKLTKNFNFNGNVFLENYILLKISELINEKQPDIIISTLPLCTICASVYKRRVNKNIPLITCITDISKHNEWYNTYTDYYFAPTFQIKNALVSKGFNCENIFVTGIPVTQNFINNTKVTEKAVNNNLLIMGGGLGLIPKANDFYRKLNNNLDVKTTIILGNNEELYSEMKGRYPNLNIIGYTNKVAEYMKYADLIVTKPGGVSMFEAIHSELPIICLKPYLNQEKHNAFFIENEGIGKVVWSSKDDLINIVIKTLKSNLKLKYYKNNLKRVKNQFSIEQIPCLLNNLKESI, encoded by the coding sequence ATGAATGTACTTATTTTATCTGGTAGCTTTGGCATGGGCCATAACTCTGTTTCAAAGGCTATAAAACAGAAAATTTTTAAAACATATCCCCATAGTAAAGTTTACATACAAGATATAATTAAATTAATAGCCCCAAAATCATATAAAACTATTTACAATAGCTTTAATTTTTTAGTTAAACATTGCAAAGGTTATTATAATATTTATCATAAGTTAACAAAAAACTTTAATTTTAATGGAAATGTTTTTTTAGAGAATTATATACTACTTAAAATAAGTGAATTAATAAATGAAAAACAGCCAGATATTATCATTTCTACCCTTCCACTTTGTACTATATGTGCCTCTGTATACAAAAGAAGAGTAAATAAAAATATACCACTTATTACTTGTATTACAGATATAAGCAAACACAATGAGTGGTACAATACTTACACAGATTATTACTTTGCTCCAACATTCCAAATTAAAAATGCTTTAGTATCAAAGGGTTTTAACTGTGAAAATATATTCGTTACAGGCATACCTGTTACCCAAAATTTTATTAACAATACTAAAGTAACAGAGAAAGCTGTTAATAATAACTTGCTTATTATGGGTGGAGGTTTAGGCCTAATTCCAAAAGCTAATGATTTTTATAGAAAACTTAATAATAACTTAGATGTAAAAACTACAATTATTTTAGGCAATAATGAAGAGTTATATAGTGAAATGAAGGGTAGATATCCCAATCTAAATATAATAGGCTATACTAATAAGGTTGCTGAATACATGAAATACGCTGATTTAATTGTTACAAAGCCAGGTGGCGTATCTATGTTTGAGGCTATCCATTCAGAGCTACCTATAATATGTTTAAAACCTTATTTAAATCAAGAAAAACATAATGCTTTTTTCATTGAAAACGAAGGAATTGGAAAAGTAGTTTGGAGTTCTAAAGATGATTTAATTAATATTGTTATAAAAACACTTAAGTCTAACCTTAAGCTTAAGTACTATAAAAATAACTTAAAAAGAGTTAAAAATCAATTTAGTATTGAACAGATACCATGTTTACTCAATAATTTAAAAGAATCAATTTAA
- a CDS encoding lysylphosphatidylglycerol synthase transmembrane domain-containing protein — translation MNKTTVNSYSKKKLVLSSLFFIILLGCTFYILLKNENLFNLLNTIKEMNPFFISLGLLAVFIYICSEAINLLIILASLNTKIGFIQALKYAFIGFYFCAITPSSSGGQPMQVYYMKKDGIKITKSSLAMVTNLVIYKIVLLLLCAFILIFNYFNVMQHINKIWILFIIGITVHILTVVILLMSIFYKDKVTKLFFSITNLLYKLNFIKDKKKWQLKIKTQVNEFAINAKYIFKKPKLLIQVAAVTFIQVVSLYSVPYFVYKAFSLNSYSIFSIISLQAILRTSISTIPLPGAVGIAEGSFLLLYKAFFPEQQLTSAMLVSRGISFYSFLIISCFVTLITHVCISRKQLKRSKAINLKPVQKKTNRDAS, via the coding sequence ATGAATAAAACAACAGTTAACAGCTATAGTAAAAAAAAGCTTGTATTAAGTTCTTTATTTTTTATAATACTACTAGGCTGCACCTTTTATATATTATTAAAAAATGAAAACTTATTTAACTTACTGAACACCATAAAAGAAATGAATCCTTTTTTTATATCACTAGGCTTATTGGCAGTTTTTATTTATATCTGTAGTGAGGCTATCAATTTACTTATTATTTTAGCCTCTTTAAATACAAAAATTGGCTTTATTCAAGCCTTAAAATATGCTTTTATTGGATTTTATTTTTGTGCTATTACCCCATCTTCATCTGGAGGACAGCCTATGCAGGTTTATTACATGAAAAAAGATGGCATAAAAATCACAAAATCCTCTTTAGCTATGGTAACAAATCTAGTAATCTATAAAATTGTGCTTTTATTATTGTGTGCATTTATACTAATATTTAATTATTTTAATGTTATGCAACACATAAATAAAATTTGGATTTTGTTTATCATAGGCATAACAGTGCATATTCTTACAGTAGTAATTCTGTTAATGTCTATCTTTTACAAGGATAAAGTTACAAAGCTATTTTTTAGCATTACAAATCTTCTCTATAAGCTAAATTTTATTAAAGACAAAAAAAAATGGCAGTTAAAAATTAAAACACAAGTAAATGAGTTTGCTATTAATGCTAAATATATATTTAAAAAACCTAAACTTTTAATACAGGTAGCAGCAGTTACTTTTATTCAAGTAGTTTCTCTATACAGTGTGCCTTATTTTGTTTATAAAGCTTTTAGCTTAAACAGCTATTCAATATTTAGCATTATTTCTCTGCAAGCAATCTTGAGAACATCTATTTCAACAATACCACTACCGGGTGCAGTGGGTATTGCTGAAGGTAGTTTTTTGCTATTATATAAAGCTTTTTTCCCAGAACAACAGCTTACCTCAGCTATGTTAGTTAGCAGAGGAATCAGCTTTTATTCATTTTTAATAATTAGCTGTTTTGTCACTCTAATTACCCATGTATGTATAAGTCGTAAGCAGTTAAAAAGAAGTAAAGCAATAAATCTTAAACCAGTACAAAAAAAAACTAATAGAGATGCCTCTTAA
- a CDS encoding VOC family protein, with protein sequence MKLGAMGFFVKNLDVMVKFYRDIMNMKLNIDMEGFAGFVTEDGFFFNLCTRSERVNISSIPISYPKGLNGSMQISFNVQKYEDVDKEYERLVKAGATPVSKPISMPYGLREAYVADPEGNLVEIVASKE encoded by the coding sequence ATGAAATTAGGAGCAATGGGTTTTTTTGTAAAAAATTTGGACGTTATGGTTAAATTCTATAGAGATATTATGAATATGAAGCTAAACATTGATATGGAAGGTTTTGCTGGATTTGTAACAGAAGATGGTTTTTTCTTTAACTTATGCACAAGAAGTGAACGAGTAAACATTTCGTCAATACCAATTTCATATCCAAAAGGATTAAATGGTAGTATGCAGATATCTTTTAATGTTCAAAAATATGAAGATGTAGACAAAGAATATGAACGGTTAGTAAAAGCAGGTGCAACACCTGTTAGTAAACCTATTAGTATGCCATATGGTTTGCGAGAGGCTTATGTTGCTGATCCTGAAGGTAATTTAGTTGAAATAGTTGCATCTAAAGAGTAA